The nucleotide sequence GGATAGAGAACAAAGGATGGATAGCTTGGGGTAGAAAAAGAAGACTGGAGAGGAAGTCAAAGAGAGAagggtttgaatcttggttctgatCACTAGTTATATGATgatgggcaaataatttaacttctttgaactttggtcttcacATCagtaaaagagggaaatttaaaattGTTGGTGTTTCTTTTTACtcacttttatttccaaatatattttactCTTCAATCCCCAATAAGCCATCTCTTAGaacaatgaaaaagagaaaaagaaagcaattctTCAAAATTAACCAATACATCACCAGAGTTTGACAGTTTATGCAGTATTTCACACCAGCAGTCCACCTCTGCTACTAGGGGAGAGAagtatattttcttcattctttaaaGTAAAGCTTGGTTATAGTTACACAGCATTCAtattcttcctgttttttttttaaatatacatttttgtagttgtatatattgtttcttctggctctacttaCTTTTACTATGCATCATTTCACATGTCTGCCtaggcttctctgaattctttgcattcatattatcttttttttttttttcactaaaccCTTAcccttaaaattgatattaagtaaggttccaaggcagaatagaagtaaaggctaggcagtctgagttaggtgacttgttcaatcacagccaggaagtatctgaagtttgatttgaacctaggacaccccccctccctcccaggcTGAGACACCTATTTGTATTATCTTATGGCACAATGATATTGTATGATAGTCTACTTTGTTTtgaattctttgctatcacagaaaagctattaaaaatattttggtatatatgggaaCTTCCATTCTGTCTTTGACCTTCTTGGGACATATGCCCACATAGGATCAGGGATAATACTTTAACATCATTATTGcaaggaaagcattttttttagcTACAAAATACTGTATAAATATGAATTGTTGTTGCCATTGTTCTTTGTATCCTGAGAGCacggaatctttttttttttttaaacccttaccttccatcttagaatcaaaactaagtatttcttctaaggcagaagagtggtaagggctaggcaatgggggtcaagtaacttgcccagggtcacacagctaggaagtgtctgaggccagatttgaacccagggcctcccatctctgggcctggctctcaatccactgagccatccagttgctcCCAAGAGCACAGAATCTTATAAATAGTAGGTGCATAGTGATTCTGGGGACCTCATTAGAATAGGGGATGGAAGTTTAAGTAAACTAAGCCAACAAATTGCTTCTGTTTTGAAGCTTTGTGTGCCTTGACCTACTTTGGATCCTTTATATTATTGTGGCAATAAAAAGATCCCAACAAAGTACTTTTAGCAAATATGAACAAGAGAGCATCACCTTAATCTGGGGTGGGGAAGTTGGGAAATCGGGAAAAGCTTCCTGGAAGAAGTAGGTTTTCAAGGAAGAGTACAATTTTAACACATGAAGATGAGAAGGTAATAAGTTTCAGGGGAAGAAGATTGTCTATGTGAATTCATGGAAGTAAAAGTGGGAAGAATTAGATCAGAAAATGGTTAGTAGTTCAACCTGTCTAGAGTATAGAATGtgtaatcaattaataaacaagtATTCCATAGGCATTTATTATATGCTAGACACTGACACACAGAAAGATTGAAATAATCTCTAGTTGCAAAGAACTTACATCTAAATGGGAGAGATAAGTACATATATgcagactatatatatatatatatatatatatatatatatatatNNNNNNNNNNNNNNNNNNNNNNNNNNNNNNNNNNNNNNNNNNNNNNNNNNNNNNNNNNNNNNNNNNNNNNNNNNNNNNNNNNNNNNNNNNNNNNNNNNNNNNNNNNNNNNNNNNNNNNNNNNNNNNNNNNNNNNNNNNNNNNNNNNNNNNNNNNNNNNNNNNNNNNNNNNNNNNNNNNNNNNNNNNNNNNNNNNNNNNNNNNNNNNNNNNNNNNNNNNNNNNNNNNNNNNNNNNNNNNNNNNNNNNNNNNNNNNNNNNNNNNNNNNNNNNNNNNNNNNNNNNNNNNNNNNNNNNNNNNNNNNNNNNNNNNNNNNNNNNNNNNNNNNNNNNNNNNNNNNNNNNNNNNNNNNNNNNNNNNNNNNNNNNNNNNNNNNNNNNNNNNNNNNNNNNNNNNNNNNNNNNNNNNNNNNNNNNNNNNNNNNNNNNNNNNNNNNNNNNNNNNNNNNNNNNNNNNNNNNNNNNNNNNNNNNNNNNNNNNNNNNNNNNNNNNNNNNNNNNNNNNNNNNNNNNNNNNNNNNNNNNNNNNNNNNNNNNNNNNNNNNNNNNNNNNNNNNNNNNNNNNNNNNNNNNNNNNNNNNNNNNNNNNNNNNNNNNNNNNNNNNNNNNNNNNNNNNNNNNNNNNNNNNNNNNNNNNNNNNNNNNNNNNNNNNNNNNNNNNNNNNNNNNNNNNNNNNNNNNNNNNNNNNNNNNNNNNNNNNNNNNNNNNNNNNNNNNNNNNNNNNNNNNNNNNNNNNNNNNNNNNNNNNNNNNNNNNNNNNNNNNNNNNNNNNNNNNNNNNNNNNNNNNNNNNNNNNNNNNNNNNNNNNNNNNNNNNNNNNNNNNNNNNNNNNNNNNNNNNNNNNNNNNNNNNNNNNNNNNNNNNNNNNNNNNNNNNNNNNNNNNNNNNNNNNNNNNNNNNNNNNNNNNNNNNNNNNNNNNNNNNNNNNNNNNNNNNNNNNNNNNNNNNNNNNNNNNNNNNNNNNNNNNNNNNNNNNNNNNNNNNNNNNNNNNNNNNNNNNNNNNNNNNNNNNNNNNNNNNNNNNNNNNNNNNNNNNNNNNNNNNNNNNNNNNNNNNNNNNNNNNNNNNNNNNNNNNNNNNNNNNNNNNNNNNNNNNNNNNNNNNNNNNNNNNNNNNNNNNNNNNNNNNNNNNNNNNNNNNNNNNNNNNNNNNNNNNNNNNNNNNNNNNNNNNNNNNNNNNNNNNNNNNNNNNNNNNNNNNNNNNNNNNNNNNNNNNNNNNNNNNNNNNNNNNNNNNNNNNNNNNNNNNNNNNNNNNNNNNNNNNNNNNNNNNNNNNNNNNNNNNNNNNNNNNNNNNNNNNNNNNNNNNNNNNNNNNNNNNNNNNNNNNNNNNNNNNNNNNNNNNNNNNNNNNNNNNNNNNNNNNNNNNNNNNNNNNNNNNNNNNNNNNNNNNNNNNNNNNNNNNNNNNNNNNNNNNNNNNNNNNNNNNNNNNNNNNNNNNNNNNNNNNNNNNNNNNNNNNNNNNNNNNNNNNNNNNNNNNNNNNNNNNNNNNNNNNNNNNNNNNNNNNNNNNNNNNNNNNNNNNNNNNNNNNNNNNNNNNNNNNNNNNNNNNNNNNNNNNNNNNNNNNNNNNNNNNNNNNNNNNNNNNNNNNNNNNNNNNNNNNNNNNNNNNNNNNNNNNNNNNNNNNNNNNNNNNNNNNNNNNNNNNNNNNNNNNNNNNNNNNNNNNNNNNNNNNNNNNNNNNNNNNNNNNNNNNNNNNNNNNNNNNNNNNNNNNNNNNNNNNNNNNNNNNNNNNNNNNNNNNNNNNNNNNNNNNNNNNNNNNNNNNNNNNNNNNNNNNNNNNNNNNNNNNNNNNNNNNNNNNNNNNNNNNNNNNNNNNNNNNNNNNNNNNNNNNNNNNNNNNNNNNNNNNNNNNNNNNNNNNNNNNNNNNNNNNNNNNNNNNNNNNNNNNNNNNNNNNNNNNNNNNNNNNNNNNNNNNNNNNNNNNNNNNNNNNNNNNNNNNNNNNNNNNNNNNNNNNNNNNNNNNNNNNNNNNNNNNNNNNNNNNNNNNNNNNNNNNNNNNNNNNNNNNNNNNNNNNNNNNNNNNNNNNNNNNNNNNNNNNNNNNNNNNNNNNNNNNNNNNNNNNNNNNNNNNNNNNNNNNNNNNNNNNNNNNNNNNNNNNNNNNNNNNNNNNNNNNNNNNNNNNNNNNNNNNNNNNNNNNNNNNNNNNNNNNNNNNNNNNNNNNNNNNNNNNNNNNNNNNNNNNNNNNNNNNNNNNNNNNNNNNNNNNNNNNNNNNNNNNNNNNNNNNNNNNNNNNNNNNNNNNNNNNNNNNNNNNNNNNNNNNNNNNNNNNNNNNNNNNNNNNNNNNNNNNNNNNNNNNNNNNNNNNNNNNNNNNNNNNNNNNNNNNNNNNNNNNNNNNNNNNNNNNNNNNNNNNNNNNNNNNNNNNNNNNNNNNNNNNNNNNNNNNNNNNNNNNNNNNNNNNNNNNNNNNNNNNNNNNNNNNNNNNNNNNNNNNNNNNNNNNNNNNNNNNNNNNNNNNNNNNNNNNNNNNNNNNNNNNNNNNNNNNNNagtgagagccctttttagcctggaaatgtctcaattccacgtaccttccacgctgtgccctgttgtggggttcctccgttcgtctggacttgtttttatgtccccttgaggagttttgtgtgtttcagtcaggagaggttaagagctgcttcttactctgccgccatcttaacccagaagtctcagAGGTAAAATTTTACTTCAGATCCTGTACTCAGTCTACTGCACCATCTTTTGGGCAGTTCGAGTGCATCTTATACATCTTGTCTCTGTTCTGTCAGGGCTCAAAGGAAGTCATCTTTGTTCTTTCCACACATGACAGTTTGCACGTGACTATGTTAATAAATTGATGAGAGGGATGCCTCACTGCTCAGCTCCATCTGGTACAGGCAGCTCTGGAGATCTATCCAAAGGGGTTCCTTTTGCCTGAGCCTACAAATAAgatgagacatatatatatatatatatatatatatgtatatatatatatatatatatatatacaaacattttCATCAAATGTCTGCCTTTATAATTGTTTTATTAGTACTAAATTGAGTTTTTGTTAAATTTGTTAGTACTAAAATGAGTTCACATTTTCTCAGTTCATGGCAACAGACTATTACAGGAGATAACCCCCAAAACATTTTCAGTTTGTATTAGGGGGAATATTGACAACTTTGAATTTCATGTGAGTTGGGTTTCTtatcattaaaaaacattttgttgtGGGTAGACCATTTTTTGATCATTGAATATTTACACAGCTATACCTATTGCTCAAATACCTGTTttatagtatgttatatgttAAGTTTATGGTTCTGTGAAATTTTTCCATTGCAATATtttctgataatttttttcaaacaattttaGGTATTTTGTATTCTTAGGGAAGACTTCAAAAGATTTTTGGTTCTCCAATGAATTCCTTGGTAGCTTATGATGATTCCGACTCTGAGGCTGAGACTGACAATTCTAATAGCCAAGAAAAGAGTATCAGAAACCATGGTCAGCCTTCACCATCTGACACATTAAATACAAAGTATGAAAGCAACCCACAGCCTGGATGGGACAATGTAAACACTGGTTCTGGAATTGTCCATGAATATTCTAGGGTATGTTGTCTCCTAGAACCCCAAGAAGAGAAAAATACCTGGAAGTCTTTTTCAGAATCTAGACGCCAGTGGCCTGTCACAAAGCTCCAGGTCAAACCCTGTACATTTGCACCTTCAAATTTCACCACATCTCCCAGTGCCACAACATCTGGGAACAGGGAGTTAGCAGTTGCACCTGTTAGCAAAATGAGGCCATATGAAGCTTTCAGAGTCCCCAACTCATCTTCCTGTGATTTGATGTCTTTGGAAGCCACGAGTCAACAGGGAAGCCTTTTGCAAAAGCGAAGACAGGAGAACATGGCTTTTGTTGAAGGAGGAATTAAGCCGTACATCCCCAAAAGAATGAGACAAACACAACCTGAGGGAACTAATGAGAGAGGGGAATCTGAACTACAAAGACAGAGAATGAATCCCTTACCATCCTTGCCAGCTGGATTCCCCATAAGAGAAAGCACAACCATAGcagtttctgaatttttaaaaccatatttAGCAGCTAAGTATAAGTCAACAGAAATTCCAAAGAGGCTAATATTTCAGATGTCTGAGCATGGAGGACCAGTCAACAGTGTCCAGTGGTGTCCAGTTTTACAGTACAGTCACATGCTTCTCTCGGCTTCTATGGATAAAACTTTCAAGGTAATGTTTCTtagtaaaaaaatgtcatcaaataTTCagtaattattattgattaagtACTTTTTGTGTGTAAGGTACTACACTTGACTTTTTGGGGAATTCAGAGAGGCATTTGGATAGAGCGGACCAGAGCCTTGGTCTTGGCATCAGAAGACTCAAGTACTAGTTCAAGTTCTTCCATTTGTTAGCTTTGTGACTATGGGGAAGTGATTTTACCTgactgagcttcagtttcttaagggagttttaaaaaaagtcaacaaTTGTTTGCTAAGTGCTTATTACAGGCACTCAGTTGAGCTCTGTAGCTACAAAGAAAGTCAGCTCGCCCCACAACACTCCTTGCCCCCATTAAAAACCcacaaaagaaccaaaaaaatccacagtccttgctctcaaggatttcccattctaatgggggagaaagcATATTAATATCTAggacataaattatatatagtgGATATGAAAATAATCTGAGAGGGAAGGGGGTTAGGAGTTGGAGGGGACCAGGAAAGACATCTTGTAAAAGGTAAGAGTTGAGCTGATTCTTATAGGAAGCCAGGGATACTGAGAGGAGGTCAGACCAGGCCTTGAGGTCAGTCAATGTGGAGATGAAATTTTGTGTCATGTTGGAGGGACTGCAAGTAGGTCTTTGTTGCTGGATTAGAGCAGTTGTGGAGAGTGGTGAGGTGTAAGAAGGCAGGAAAAGGgcaggttatgaagaactttatgccagacagaggagtttatatctgatcttggaggtaataggaaggattgtcagagtggtttcagctttcgctactgctactaagctgccatcttggatcCACCCTCATCTTGGAAGTAAGGGAAACACCAGAACATCTGGAGCAGGGGTGACATAagcagacctatgctttaggaaaatcatttcagcttttggaggatgaattagagtaGGGAGAGATTTGGGAGGGGAGACCAGTTAGAAGGATAGTGTAATAGTCCAGGAAAGATATGATAAACATCAGAATCATGGTTGTGACTTATCAGCAGAGAGGAGGGGAACATATTCTAGAAATGGtgtaaaggaagaaataagatgTTGCAtcagattggatatgtggggtgaatgAGAGGTTGAAGAGGCAATGGACGATATGTGACTAGCTTAACAGAGAGACTAGGTCTGAGAATCATTGTCCTAGAGATGATTATTGAACCCAATGGAACTGATGAGATCAGCAAGCAAGATAGTAAAGGAGGCTCAGGACAAAGCCTTGGGTGATGTGTCTGGTGACAGGACATGACATGGATGTAGAACTGGCAAAGAAGATTGAGAAAGAACCGTTAGAAAAGATaggaggaagggggcagctaggtggctcagctaatagagaaccaggcctggagatgggaggccctgagttcaaatctggattcagatacttcttcAGACCCTTTTTAGACActagactgtgtgaccctggggaaatcacttaacccccattcacttgctcttatcactcttctgccctagaaccattataccatattgattctaaaatagaagataagggcttaaaaaaaaaaccaagaaaagatAGGAAGATAATCAGGAAAAAGCAGTATCATGAATAGCTAGTACCTTACTAGAGAGAAGACAGTATCCAGAAGGAGAAGTTGATCAACATTGTTAAATGCTGCAGATAGGTTAAGGAGGATcaggattaagaaaaggccattagatttgacaaCACTAGAAAAACCAGGCAAGTCAATTGACAcaagaattttgaaaattattttattgtaatttactataatttcttttatatatacaaatatactttaaatacaaataaattatgagcagatattataattttactttgaaataaaatttttcatcctCCTTTCTCTAGTATATGCAAATGATCTGATATGAGATGCTTGGCTGAGAGGGCAGAAATAGCAGGTATGTTGGGAACCTGGAGATATGAGAAGGTTTGGAATCCCTGCCATGGGGACTGGGACTGTATATCACTCATGGGAACTTTGAAGGTTTACTTTAATGCAGTAATGGCCCActtgagattatgtaacataagTTTGTAGCCTACCCAGTCAACTTGGTTTTGTGATTTCCTCCAGCTCCATTTAGCAGCCTATGAATAGGAGCAAAGGAGATTGATGATGGGAGCTATCCAGGGTTGGGGTTTGGGAAGGCATGATCATTGATAGgacaaggaagccagggatttgAGTGTAGAGAATTAACGTAGAATTGAATTGATTCTCCAAGAGATCAAAGGAGGAAGAATGTAACCTCTTCAGGAGTGATAGACTGGGAAAGAATGGAGAGGTAGAGGAAATGGAAATCACAGTGAGGATGAAGAACAGGGTTAGGGTTCATTCATTAGGCATAGTGAAATGTGGAATGATTAAAGATTATGATCAGACAAAGGAATTTCATAGTTAATGAACATGGAAGTAGAACACTTGTGAGTTATGGCAAGGTCAAGACTATAACCATCTTGGTATAAAGTGGATTAGAGGAGTAAGTCATAGGAACTAAAGAGATTGAAGACCTGGGATATTAGTGTACTTGAGTAGATAtcaatatatatgtttaaatctCCTGCTCTAAAGacaggagatggggagggaagttTAGTCCCCTGCTCAAAAGgcattttgaacaatgatacatgtaaaacccagtggaattgctctttggctccgagatgggggagggagaaggggagggaaagaatacgaatcatgtaaccataggaaaatattttaaattaattaatcaataaaaaactaaaaaattaaaaaaaaaaggcaggaggtagggagggaagatTGTAAACCAGGCCCTGAATTCattgaaaaaggaaggagaatgttAGGATTAAAATAATAGCCATGCGGATTTGGATTGGCTGATAAAGTTGGATACCATAAATCTCAATGGAGAGGAAGTTACTTAGTCAAGAGAATTGAAGAAGAGTCTGCAAATGGTGGCGAGGAACAAGGAATATTTCAACTCCACCATAGTGACTTGGGAAAGAAggtatgaaagaaaaaatgtagcCAGTCCtagaaagaatatcaagggatgtGTTGGGAAGATCTTAGTGAAGTTTAGAAGATGGAAGGAGTACAGAAGAAAAAGTTTGATATTAAAGGAAATTTATTAGTTATGAAGCATGTATTACAGAGGGTGGGCAGATATAGAGTGGATTTTTGGGTGGGTAAGGCTGAGGTGTGCAGATTTGAGAGAGTTATGAGCTGAAGACAGGGAACTAGGATTATACATCAGCTACTCACCTTCCGAGGGTTCAAGATCACTGAGGGTGAGGTGAATATAATGGGACAGAAGTATGCTAACCATTGAGCTTGGGTCTAGGTAGAGTATCCAACAGGAGAGAAACTTTTTAATGGACACATAAGATCTGAAAGTTTGAGATCACCCTTAAGGTTTAACTTCCTGGCAGGTGAAGATTTTGCATACTGTGAGACTCAAGAAGGTCTGTCTTATAGCAGGCCTGAACAATCAGAGATGAGGGACCCCATTCAAAAAGACAGTATATCTTATTCTGGAGAAAGCCATTGAGGGATAGGAGATGGAAGGGGTTTAGGCCATTGGGCAACCTGGTGATGGAAAAAATCCCAGGGCAGGGTCTACTTGATTACCACTTGGGCAGTGCTGATAGAATATATTTTAGCACTTTGATGGATCTGTGACCTCCCCATCATGAGCAATTTCTTCACAGTGAAGACCATCCATACTTTTCATTCTGGGCAATTCTTGTCATGTTCTACACAAAATCCTATATAGAGATTCTACCTCACATGCTGGAGGCCTTTCTGTCATTAACATTTCATAGGTACCAGAATCAGTTCCCCTGGAGCACTCTGATGGTGCATCCATTATCTATCATCAATTTGTGACAAGTAAGCTGACTTTTTCAGTCATTCGTTTTCTTTATGACTTTTGTGGTTTTCCTTCTTAAAAGTTTCATTGATGCCTTTTTTAAAGTATCACAGAAAATACCTGGTGTTCCACCAATAGAAATCTCCCTTGTCatagagaaaaacaattaagcaaaaccacGTGATGCAGCCTCTTTGGTCTCCATTGCCAACATGCTGCAGGCTAGTACTGACTCCCATTGTGCAGCTTTcattccccacctgaggttttcaTGCTTTGCATTTTATTGTTTTCCCTATGACACCTATCACTGCTGGCGCAGAAGAATACTGGTCTTAGCAACATGATTTCCTATGTATGTGTTCTGTCTGGATTCTTTGAAAGAACTGTGGCAAGCTCACTTTTCTCATGACTCTAACCCAGTGGTTATGTCTGTAtgagataaaaaatgaatgaatgaataaactggGCCATTCATCTAACTACATACCTTAATGTGGACTACAGGCATTTTTTAGCCACTTCGTGTTCAccgtatatatatatttttttaccgTATATTTTTTATACGGCCAATTTTGAGTGTTGATCTTGGTCAGGAGACCCTGTAATGTTTCAAGATTTGGTGcaaaaaagcacagctatttgtaaatatatgtatcTTATTATTTATGGGGAGTACTTCTTCTGTGTATACTCTCTGCATGActtagtagctaacatttatatagtgttttaaggtttattaaGTCTAAAAATGTGCAATGTGTAGCATCTGTGGACTTTTCACCTCCAAAAAGGAGTGGGCTGGGGGTGTTCTCTTGTATCTTTCTTCATTTGAGTTACGCTTCTCCTGAGGAATCCtaaataatattaacatataCATGGAAGACATCTTTTGGAAAGAGTTTAAATTTGCTTTGTGTTCTACTGagacaa is from Gracilinanus agilis isolate LMUSP501 chromosome 2, AgileGrace, whole genome shotgun sequence and encodes:
- the WDR25 gene encoding WD repeat-containing protein 25; translation: MNSLVAYDDSDSEAETDNSNSQEKSIRNHGQPSPSDTLNTKYESNPQPGWDNVNTGSGIVHEYSRVCCLLEPQEEKNTWKSFSESRRQWPVTKLQVKPCTFAPSNFTTSPSATTSGNRELAVAPVSKMRPYEAFRVPNSSSCDLMSLEATSQQGSLLQKRRQENMAFVEGGIKPYIPKRMRQTQPEGTNERGESELQRQRMNPLPSLPAGFPIRESTTIAVSEFLKPYLAAKYKSTEIPKRLIFQMSEHGGPVNSVQWCPVLQYSHMLLSASMDKTFKVWDAIDTSRCLNTYSSHNGAVRAVQWSSCGRHILSGGFDSELHVTDVETGTQLFSCKNEFRISTVKFNPNDPNIFLCGGFSPEIKAWDTRNGKVIKVYKASIQQTLDILFLRDGNEFLSSTDSVSRDSADRTIIAWDFHSAAKVSNQIFHERFTCPSLTLHPKESVFVAQTNGNYMALFSALRPYRINKKKRYEGHKVEGYAVACECSPDGAVLVTGSADGKVFFYSYHNSRIICTFSAHSHACVGTTFHPVVPSVLATCDWNGNIKVWQ